Proteins encoded by one window of Roseibium sp. Sym1:
- a CDS encoding D-alanyl-D-alanine carboxypeptidase/D-alanyl-D-alanine-endopeptidase, which yields MRLLAFTLALFLVCGPALAGVEDKVAATAPSGVVLVLDGAGNELVAQNASRSFVPASVAKLVTAWLALEVLGGDYRFKTNFYLDSDRVLYVRGGGDPFLVSEELALLAPELVAAIGKEPFAGLVLDASYYPASLRIPGIEDTGAAYDALNAALAVNFNTIHAVRKGNTVRSAEEQTPITPLAVSQFRKRGPNGRGRISLAQEDPEVGVRYAGELLAAFIERAGGSVDGDISTGSVPAGLEPVHVHRQSRPLSEILTQLMIGSNNYIANQIFLEIGAHRLGGPVSLEKSQQVAKEILAAHGITEGIELREGSGISPDNRFSPQSLARVLQQFAPHADLLPKTRAGSRYKTGTIPGVKALAGYVKTSNHGLVPFVISLKGNTGKTRFRLLRTLELGL from the coding sequence ATGCGCCTGCTTGCTTTCACCCTTGCCCTGTTTCTTGTTTGCGGCCCGGCTCTGGCCGGTGTGGAAGACAAGGTCGCGGCCACGGCGCCGTCGGGGGTCGTGCTCGTGCTGGATGGCGCGGGCAACGAGCTGGTGGCGCAAAACGCCAGCCGGTCCTTCGTCCCGGCGTCCGTCGCCAAACTCGTCACCGCCTGGTTGGCGCTGGAGGTTCTGGGGGGCGATTACCGGTTCAAGACAAACTTTTACCTGGACAGCGACAGGGTGCTTTATGTGCGCGGCGGCGGCGATCCCTTCCTTGTCTCCGAGGAGCTCGCGCTGCTCGCGCCCGAGCTTGTCGCCGCGATCGGCAAGGAGCCGTTCGCGGGCCTTGTTCTGGACGCAAGCTATTACCCGGCAAGTCTTCGTATCCCCGGTATCGAAGACACCGGTGCGGCCTATGACGCCCTGAACGCGGCGCTTGCGGTCAATTTCAACACGATCCATGCCGTCAGAAAGGGAAACACCGTCCGCTCCGCGGAAGAGCAGACCCCGATCACCCCCCTGGCGGTGAGCCAGTTCCGCAAGCGCGGTCCCAACGGGCGCGGCCGCATCAGCCTGGCCCAGGAAGACCCTGAAGTGGGCGTGCGCTATGCCGGCGAGCTTCTCGCCGCCTTTATCGAGCGGGCCGGAGGCAGCGTTGACGGCGACATCTCGACCGGATCCGTGCCGGCGGGCCTGGAGCCTGTCCATGTGCACCGCCAGTCCCGCCCCCTTTCGGAGATCCTGACCCAGTTGATGATCGGCTCGAACAACTACATTGCCAACCAGATCTTTCTGGAGATTGGCGCCCACCGTCTCGGCGGGCCGGTCAGCCTTGAAAAGTCGCAGCAAGTCGCAAAGGAGATCCTGGCCGCGCACGGCATTACCGAGGGCATCGAGCTCAGGGAAGGCTCGGGCATCAGCCCCGACAACCGGTTCTCCCCCCAAAGCCTCGCCAGGGTGCTGCAGCAGTTTGCGCCGCACGCTGACCTGCTCCCCAAGACCCGGGCCGGATCACGCTACAAGACGGGCACGATCCCGGGCGTGAAGGCCCTGGCGGGATACGTCAAAACCTCAAACCACGGCCTGGTGCCCTTCGTGATCTCGCTCAAAGGCAACACGGGTAAGACCCGGTTCCGCCTGCTCCGGACGCTTGAGCTCGGTCTCTAG
- a CDS encoding DUF4917 family protein, whose amino-acid sequence MADFPIHSFEDCLKMAGARKHILLGNGFSIALKPDIFSYGSLYGKADFSTVPHAAEVFEALETQDFEAVIRLLVDMVKVLKCYKASSPELVAQIEVDAATIKTILAEAIARNHPDRPYDITNAQYAACRAFLFNFGHIYTLNYDVLLYWALMHDEVDELRIRCDDGFRHPEGNEDAPYVSWQDSNSPTVHFLHGALHIFDAGHEITKYTWSKTDIPIVEQVRSALDEEKYPLFVAEGHSHDKLDKIMHSAYLHKALRSFSSISGSLFIFGHSFDDNDDHVLKKIPEGKVTDLFVGLYGDPNSDNNKRIIAKAFSFVDFRAETGRRNKLKIHFFDVGTAKVWG is encoded by the coding sequence GTGGCTGATTTTCCAATACACAGTTTTGAAGACTGCCTGAAGATGGCCGGAGCCAGGAAACACATCCTTCTTGGCAACGGTTTTAGCATTGCTTTGAAGCCAGACATCTTCAGTTACGGTTCGCTCTACGGCAAAGCTGATTTCTCCACCGTCCCACATGCTGCAGAGGTGTTTGAGGCCCTAGAAACGCAGGACTTCGAAGCCGTAATCCGCCTGCTCGTGGACATGGTGAAAGTCTTGAAATGCTATAAGGCCTCCTCACCGGAACTGGTTGCTCAGATCGAAGTGGATGCTGCCACGATCAAGACAATCCTCGCCGAGGCCATCGCGCGAAATCACCCAGACCGGCCCTATGACATTACGAACGCGCAATATGCTGCATGTCGTGCATTTCTATTCAACTTTGGGCATATCTACACACTGAACTACGACGTGCTACTCTACTGGGCGCTCATGCATGACGAGGTCGATGAACTGCGCATCAGGTGCGATGATGGTTTCCGCCACCCGGAGGGAAATGAGGACGCCCCCTATGTTTCCTGGCAGGACAGCAATTCACCAACCGTGCATTTCCTTCACGGAGCTTTGCATATCTTCGATGCCGGGCATGAGATCACGAAATATACGTGGTCGAAGACGGACATCCCGATTGTCGAGCAGGTTCGTTCTGCCCTCGACGAAGAGAAGTATCCCCTTTTCGTCGCGGAAGGACATAGTCATGACAAGCTCGACAAGATCATGCACAGCGCCTACCTGCACAAGGCGCTTCGTAGCTTTTCCAGCATAAGTGGATCGTTGTTTATTTTCGGACACTCGTTCGATGACAACGACGATCACGTCCTGAAGAAGATCCCCGAAGGAAAGGTTACCGATCTTTTCGTCGGTCTATATGGAGATCCCAACTCGGACAACAACAAGCGGATTATCGCAAAGGCATTCAGCTTCGTCGACTTCCGGGCTGAAACTGGAAGGCGGAACAAGCTCAAAATCCACTTTTTTGATGTTGGCACGGCGAAGGTTTGGGGATGA
- a CDS encoding sce7726 family protein yields the protein MRDRDVRDVVVRDLQAAHLHDPTTRIVQEMGIWSGTVRIDVATINGELSGFELKSDRDTLERLPTQAKYYGLVFDRLTLVCGSKHIEKAKKIVPKWWGIISARENNGQIILENLQEPELNKEIDPFLVAQLLWKEEAIAVLDRYNLAKGFRSKAARVIHQRMAHELPLETLTFEVRAALKSRDGWLGQPIGYQRNVPIQ from the coding sequence ATGAGGGATCGCGATGTGCGTGACGTGGTCGTTCGTGACCTACAGGCCGCGCATTTGCACGATCCTACTACGCGCATTGTCCAAGAAATGGGCATTTGGTCCGGAACCGTCCGGATCGACGTTGCAACGATAAATGGTGAACTATCTGGTTTTGAGCTGAAAAGTGACCGCGACACGTTAGAGCGGCTACCAACACAAGCTAAGTATTACGGCCTTGTTTTTGATAGATTGACTCTGGTTTGTGGAAGTAAACATATTGAAAAAGCAAAAAAAATAGTTCCGAAATGGTGGGGAATTATTTCCGCAAGAGAAAATAACGGGCAAATAATTCTCGAAAATCTACAGGAACCCGAACTTAATAAAGAGATAGACCCGTTTCTCGTGGCGCAGCTTTTGTGGAAAGAAGAGGCTATCGCCGTCTTGGATCGCTACAATTTGGCGAAGGGTTTTCGAAGTAAGGCAGCGCGCGTTATACACCAGCGAATGGCTCACGAATTGCCACTTGAAACACTGACATTTGAAGTGCGCGCGGCTCTGAAATCCCGAGATGGGTGGTTAGGGCAGCCTATCGGCTACCAGCGAAATGTGCCTATTCAATAG
- a CDS encoding beta family protein, with product MVYRYVPIVRTKAGEADALGNLSAAAKARVFPVIRMTNAVPATFQAKMVQQVVNMPFALDGANNFDATGSVGAFVALFNGLGTGGLPVIPAIPFGADQAYIAAASGLLGSFAPGLVLQCSLADLPGIQNWASHTQGWNLGEVDLIIDVGGVGEHNPAQYANYISHTINQANLANHPWRSVALHLWSAPRDHGSLSYGRNMVQRKDWLTWQGVYPNVPFDLDFSDSGHVHPSLEEVPGYAMANATVSVRYTIDDAWIIHKGVATTGPNGIDMGTQYRGHAQTLIADQDFNQIPNCWGDDRIRAYAAAPAGGSAGGRPQWAAILLNRHISLVADRLP from the coding sequence ATGGTTTATCGGTACGTTCCAATTGTGCGCACAAAAGCAGGTGAAGCAGATGCACTCGGAAATCTAAGTGCCGCAGCAAAAGCGCGCGTTTTTCCAGTCATCAGAATGACTAATGCTGTTCCAGCTACTTTTCAGGCAAAAATGGTTCAGCAGGTGGTCAATATGCCATTCGCACTGGACGGCGCTAACAACTTTGATGCTACCGGCAGCGTCGGTGCATTCGTTGCGCTCTTTAATGGCCTCGGAACCGGCGGTCTACCAGTAATCCCGGCAATTCCTTTTGGAGCCGATCAAGCATACATCGCCGCCGCGTCCGGACTGCTCGGCTCTTTTGCGCCAGGATTGGTTCTGCAATGCTCGCTAGCCGACTTGCCTGGCATTCAAAATTGGGCATCGCACACTCAAGGCTGGAATCTGGGCGAAGTCGACCTCATCATTGACGTGGGCGGCGTTGGCGAACACAACCCTGCACAATACGCCAACTACATCTCACACACTATCAACCAAGCCAACTTGGCAAACCACCCTTGGCGATCTGTCGCCCTGCATTTGTGGAGTGCACCGAGGGATCATGGCTCTTTAAGCTATGGCAGGAATATGGTTCAGCGCAAAGACTGGCTCACTTGGCAAGGGGTCTACCCCAATGTTCCCTTCGATCTAGATTTTTCGGATTCAGGACACGTGCACCCCTCACTTGAAGAAGTGCCCGGTTACGCGATGGCCAATGCGACCGTTAGCGTTAGATATACAATCGACGATGCATGGATCATTCATAAGGGCGTTGCAACCACCGGACCAAACGGCATTGACATGGGCACCCAATACCGTGGACACGCACAAACGCTGATTGCGGATCAAGATTTTAATCAAATTCCCAACTGTTGGGGAGATGACCGAATTAGAGCATATGCCGCAGCGCCAGCGGGCGGAAGTGCTGGAGGGCGACCTCAATGGGCAGCAATACTATTGAATAGGCACATTTCGCTGGTAGCCGATAGGCTGCCCTAA
- a CDS encoding amidase family protein: MDHPQLTITLAAEMMRTGKLSCEEYVGALIERAEHHADLNAFTHFEPGSVHAAARHADQNLAAGGALGPLHGIPLAIKDCIDVAGLATTGGTPALQGHVVNRTAPLVQKLEDAGAIVFGKTNMYELAFGITSNNAFAGPVKNPHDLTRSAGGSSSGSAAAVAAGFVPGAIGTDTAGSVRIPASNCGIFGFRSSSGRYDSTGVMPLFPTRDVPGLMTRSVGDLQLLDAVLSGDGSAPSIDLPSLRLGLPGPYFLDELETGVTAAFEDMLAQLKSCGVTIVDAYLPDLARSLHELSGPIRAWELPRSLADYLETSGAGIGFDALIAGIAGPYVREEFAAALREANAEDLAERYRHVVCVALPRFRQKYLDHFKEFELDAIIFPTTPIVATALGEEGDVLVDNQAVSVWRTMRNTVPASFYGAPGLTFPAANSVQGVPVGVEIDGLPGKDRKVLAMAAAMEAMHLR, encoded by the coding sequence GTGGACCATCCGCAACTCACGATTACGCTTGCTGCCGAGATGATGCGCACCGGCAAACTCTCGTGCGAAGAATATGTGGGGGCATTGATTGAGCGGGCAGAGCATCATGCCGATCTTAATGCATTCACCCATTTCGAACCCGGGAGCGTCCACGCAGCCGCACGGCACGCTGACCAGAACCTTGCGGCTGGCGGCGCCCTCGGACCGTTGCACGGCATCCCGCTGGCGATCAAGGATTGTATCGACGTGGCCGGACTGGCCACGACCGGCGGGACACCGGCTCTACAAGGCCATGTGGTCAACCGAACGGCACCTCTGGTCCAGAAACTGGAGGATGCGGGCGCTATCGTTTTCGGCAAGACCAATATGTACGAGTTGGCCTTCGGGATCACGAGCAACAACGCATTTGCCGGGCCGGTGAAAAACCCGCACGATCTCACACGGTCGGCAGGGGGAAGCAGCAGCGGATCAGCCGCGGCGGTTGCAGCCGGGTTTGTTCCCGGCGCGATCGGGACAGATACGGCGGGCTCGGTTCGGATTCCCGCGTCCAACTGCGGCATATTCGGTTTTCGTTCGTCCAGCGGACGGTATGACAGTACCGGAGTGATGCCCCTGTTCCCGACGCGTGACGTTCCCGGACTCATGACCCGATCCGTGGGGGACCTTCAACTATTGGACGCCGTTCTGAGTGGTGACGGCAGCGCACCTTCCATCGATCTGCCAAGTCTGAGGCTTGGGTTGCCGGGGCCGTATTTCCTGGACGAGCTCGAAACCGGCGTCACTGCAGCGTTCGAGGACATGTTGGCACAACTGAAATCTTGTGGCGTAACCATCGTGGACGCCTACTTGCCCGATCTGGCGCGATCCCTCCACGAGTTGTCGGGCCCTATCCGCGCCTGGGAACTTCCTCGAAGCCTTGCGGACTATCTTGAGACTTCCGGTGCCGGGATTGGTTTTGATGCCCTGATCGCCGGTATCGCTGGTCCCTACGTTCGCGAGGAATTCGCAGCGGCGCTGCGAGAAGCAAATGCCGAGGACCTCGCCGAACGATATAGGCATGTGGTGTGCGTTGCATTGCCCAGGTTCCGTCAGAAGTACCTCGATCATTTCAAAGAGTTCGAACTCGACGCGATTATCTTTCCGACGACGCCGATCGTAGCGACAGCATTGGGAGAGGAGGGCGATGTCCTGGTGGATAATCAGGCTGTTTCTGTCTGGCGGACAATGAGGAACACGGTGCCCGCTTCGTTCTATGGCGCCCCAGGTTTGACGTTCCCGGCGGCCAACAGCGTCCAGGGCGTACCGGTGGGAGTGGAGATTGACGGACTGCCGGGCAAAGACAGAAAGGTCCTAGCTATGGCGGCTGCGATGGAAGCGATGCATCTGCGATGA
- a CDS encoding SDR family NAD(P)-dependent oxidoreductase, translated as MTQNFENKVVVITGGTSGIGLATAKAFASAGASVFVTGRRQAALDEAVKSIGGRVTGVRGDMSVLADIDRLYDAVQQQHGQIDVLFANAGGGSFAPLGEISEEHYQQTFDTNVKGVLFTVQKALPLLRDGASIILTSSTTGTAGTPNFSVYSATKAAVRNFARSWILDLKDRNIRVNAISPGLTETAGLNDLFGGGEQAEGVKEHVLGNIPSGRIGQPEDIGNAVLFLASGDSSFVNGIELFVDGGMNQV; from the coding sequence ATGACACAAAATTTCGAGAACAAGGTCGTAGTCATCACCGGTGGAACCAGTGGCATCGGTCTCGCAACGGCAAAGGCATTCGCGTCCGCGGGGGCGTCCGTCTTCGTCACCGGCCGCCGCCAGGCGGCGCTTGACGAAGCGGTCAAGTCCATTGGCGGGCGTGTGACCGGCGTGCGGGGGGACATGTCCGTGCTGGCAGATATCGATCGGCTGTATGACGCGGTCCAGCAGCAGCACGGCCAGATCGACGTGCTCTTCGCCAATGCCGGCGGAGGCAGCTTTGCCCCGCTCGGCGAGATCAGCGAAGAGCACTATCAGCAGACATTCGATACCAATGTGAAAGGTGTCCTCTTCACCGTGCAAAAGGCGCTGCCGCTGCTGCGGGACGGGGCCTCGATCATCCTGACCTCTTCGACAACAGGTACCGCGGGGACGCCGAACTTCAGCGTCTATTCGGCGACCAAGGCCGCAGTGCGCAATTTCGCCCGCAGCTGGATCCTCGATCTGAAGGACCGCAATATCCGGGTCAATGCCATCAGCCCCGGATTGACCGAGACCGCCGGCCTGAACGATCTCTTCGGTGGCGGCGAACAGGCCGAAGGTGTCAAGGAACATGTCCTTGGCAATATTCCCTCGGGCCGGATCGGTCAGCCCGAGGACATCGGTAACGCGGTGCTCTTCCTCGCCTCCGGGGATTCGAGCTTCGTCAACGGGATCGAACTGTTCGTCGATGGCGGCATGAACCAGGTCTGA
- a CDS encoding LysR substrate-binding domain-containing protein: MQQDLNDLAYFAEVVAYRGFAPAGRAIGVPKSKLSRRIAALEDRLGVRLIERSSRRFRVTDIGQQFYERCRSMQSEAEQAHALVAEARAEPHGLIRFGCPTGLVEVVAPLITEFLSRHPKVRLQLIAADRALDLIPERIDLALRVRAALNSDASLTMRTIGTSIRILVANPRLAQTVLEVDDLDQIPLLSTSDSADEVEWHIETDKGVTRTFRKQARMGCADFSAVRTAAKSGLGVALLPDHVCGAELAAGDLVRILPEWRGQKGIVHLVFTTRRGLPPAVRLFIDHLARRFPQDVLSDA; this comes from the coding sequence ATGCAGCAAGATCTGAATGACCTGGCCTATTTCGCAGAGGTGGTGGCCTATCGTGGATTTGCACCGGCCGGCCGGGCGATCGGCGTTCCCAAGTCAAAGCTCAGCCGGCGTATCGCGGCTCTGGAAGACCGTCTGGGCGTGCGGCTGATCGAGCGGTCGAGCCGGCGATTTCGGGTCACCGACATCGGGCAGCAATTCTATGAGCGGTGCCGTAGCATGCAGTCGGAAGCCGAGCAGGCCCACGCCCTGGTCGCGGAAGCCAGGGCCGAGCCGCACGGGCTGATCCGCTTCGGATGCCCGACCGGCCTCGTCGAGGTCGTGGCGCCGCTGATAACCGAGTTCCTGTCTCGTCATCCCAAGGTGAGGCTGCAGCTCATAGCTGCCGATCGGGCGCTCGACCTGATCCCGGAACGAATTGACCTCGCCTTGCGCGTACGTGCAGCATTGAACAGCGATGCTTCGCTGACCATGCGTACGATCGGCACCTCAATCAGAATTCTGGTCGCGAATCCAAGGCTTGCGCAGACCGTTCTTGAGGTCGACGACCTGGACCAAATCCCCTTGCTGTCGACCAGCGACAGCGCGGATGAAGTCGAATGGCACATCGAGACCGACAAGGGAGTAACCCGCACATTTCGAAAACAGGCCCGGATGGGCTGCGCCGACTTTTCGGCAGTGCGAACGGCAGCGAAAAGCGGGCTTGGTGTCGCGTTGTTGCCCGATCATGTCTGCGGCGCGGAACTCGCAGCCGGGGATCTCGTGCGCATCCTCCCGGAGTGGCGTGGTCAGAAAGGGATCGTTCATCTCGTCTTCACGACGCGGCGTGGGCTCCCGCCAGCTGTGCGATTGTTCATCGACCATCTTGCCCGCCGATTTCCGCAGGACGTGCTGAGCGACGCATAG
- a CDS encoding error-prone DNA polymerase, which yields MSREPSSDSFRLEPARYAELAVTSNFSFLTGASHPEELVTRAAALGLDAIAITDRNSLAGVVRAYSALKEIKRAATEEGVQIRSHSQIDSSSRRETNTSPPLVLPDTLKLPRLIVGARLVLIDSPVDWIALPTDRAAYERLSQLLTLGKRRAEKGDCQLTFDDLLKAAKGLILIALPQDVNTETGLCEVAKDHIRRLRQEMPGHVFLGAAPRYDGTDQAWFRTCAQAAHSLAAPMVAVGDVMMHHAGRRRLADVLTCLREGCTIDAIGTRALPNGERRLKAPDDMARLYRHHPAAFRRTLEIATRCSFDLSELSYEYPDEIMGGVPPQERLERLTYEGLENRYPAGVPEHALKLAEKELKLIAKLKFAAYFLTVHDIIGFARSRNILCQGRGSAANSIICYALGITDVGPETITMVSERFISEHRGEPPDIDVDFEHERREEVIQYVYEKYGRHRAGLCATVIHFRTRAAIREVGKVMGLNADVTAALAGQIWGSSNKGPEETRVRELGLDLSNPRVQQTIELIQEIIGFPRHLSQHVGGFVITQGRLDALCPIENAAMENRTVIEWDKDDIDALGILKVDLLSLGMLTCIRKCFGLIDQHHGQQLTLGTVPQADKKTYDMLCVADAIGVFQVESRAQMNFLPRMRPREFYDLVIEVAIVRPGPIQGGMVHPYINRRQGKEKVTFPSRELEEVLGKTLGVPLFQEQAMQIAVVAAGFSPSEADKLRRSMATFRRMGTIGQLKEKFISGMLARGYELEFAQNCFGQIEGFGEYGFPESHAAAFAMLAYVSAYLKCHYPAEFACALLNAQPMGFYAPAQIVRDAREHQVEVRPVCVNTSEWDNILERRSDGALALRLGFRQIKGLREEDAAWIQAARGNGYPDTETLWLRTGVPPATLERLAEADAFAGMGLSRRAALWQVKTIRSPKPLPLFNDPIDGEAIFEPDVMLPAMHLGQEVVEDYLATRLTLRAHPMELLRPHIPQLTPHDRLAALTPREARRVSVCGLVITRQRPGTASGVIFLTLEDETGVSNVVVWPKIYEKFRPAVLGGRLLKVTGRLEREGQVVHLIADHIEDRSRDLSLLGHPSDDVLGQMGPKTDDVPVHLKSDARKTRAMHPREQAKRLFPSRDFH from the coding sequence ATGAGCCGTGAGCCATCCTCCGACAGTTTCCGCCTGGAGCCCGCCCGCTATGCGGAGCTGGCGGTGACCTCGAATTTCTCGTTTCTCACCGGCGCGTCCCATCCGGAGGAGCTGGTGACGCGCGCCGCCGCGCTCGGGCTCGATGCGATCGCGATCACCGACCGCAATTCGCTCGCCGGCGTGGTCAGGGCCTATTCGGCGCTGAAGGAGATCAAACGCGCCGCCACTGAGGAAGGCGTGCAGATCCGCTCCCATTCGCAGATCGACTCATCCTCGCGCCGGGAGACCAACACCAGTCCGCCGCTGGTCCTGCCGGACACCTTGAAACTGCCGCGGCTGATCGTCGGCGCGCGGCTGGTGCTTATTGACAGTCCGGTCGACTGGATCGCGCTGCCCACCGACCGCGCCGCCTATGAGCGGCTCAGCCAGCTCCTGACCCTCGGCAAGCGCCGGGCGGAAAAGGGCGACTGCCAGCTCACCTTCGACGATCTCCTGAAGGCGGCGAAGGGCCTGATCCTGATCGCCCTGCCGCAGGACGTGAACACGGAAACCGGACTTTGTGAGGTGGCTAAAGATCACATCCGCCGACTGCGCCAGGAGATGCCCGGCCATGTTTTTTTGGGCGCAGCGCCGCGCTATGACGGCACCGACCAGGCCTGGTTCCGCACCTGCGCCCAGGCGGCGCACTCCCTGGCCGCGCCGATGGTCGCGGTCGGCGACGTGATGATGCATCACGCCGGCCGGCGCCGGCTCGCCGATGTGCTGACCTGCCTGCGCGAGGGCTGCACCATCGACGCAATCGGCACACGGGCCCTGCCCAATGGCGAGCGCCGGCTGAAGGCGCCCGACGACATGGCGCGGCTCTACCGCCATCACCCGGCCGCGTTCCGCCGCACGCTGGAAATCGCCACCCGCTGCAGCTTCGATCTCTCCGAGCTGTCTTACGAATATCCGGACGAGATCATGGGCGGCGTGCCGCCCCAGGAGCGGCTGGAACGGCTCACCTACGAGGGCCTCGAAAACCGCTATCCGGCGGGCGTGCCGGAGCACGCGCTGAAGCTGGCGGAAAAGGAACTGAAGCTGATCGCCAAGCTGAAATTCGCCGCCTATTTTCTGACCGTGCATGACATCATCGGCTTTGCCCGCAGCCGCAACATCCTGTGCCAGGGACGCGGCTCGGCGGCCAATTCGATCATCTGTTACGCGCTCGGCATCACGGATGTCGGGCCGGAAACCATCACCATGGTCTCCGAGCGCTTCATCTCCGAACATCGCGGCGAGCCGCCCGACATCGATGTCGATTTCGAGCATGAGCGGCGCGAGGAGGTGATCCAGTATGTCTATGAAAAATACGGCCGCCACCGCGCCGGGCTCTGCGCCACGGTGATCCATTTCCGCACCCGCGCCGCGATCCGCGAGGTCGGCAAGGTGATGGGCCTGAACGCCGATGTCACCGCCGCGCTCGCCGGCCAGATCTGGGGCAGCTCCAACAAGGGGCCGGAGGAAACGCGGGTCCGGGAACTCGGCCTCGACCTCTCCAATCCGCGCGTGCAGCAGACCATCGAGCTGATCCAGGAGATCATCGGTTTCCCGCGGCACCTGAGCCAGCATGTCGGCGGCTTTGTCATCACGCAAGGACGGCTCGACGCGCTCTGCCCGATCGAGAACGCGGCCATGGAAAACCGCACGGTCATCGAATGGGACAAGGACGACATCGACGCGCTGGGTATTCTGAAAGTCGATCTGCTCAGCCTCGGCATGCTCACCTGCATCCGCAAGTGTTTCGGCCTGATCGACCAGCATCATGGGCAGCAGCTGACGCTCGGCACGGTGCCCCAGGCGGATAAAAAGACCTATGACATGCTGTGCGTGGCCGATGCCATCGGCGTCTTCCAGGTGGAAAGCCGGGCGCAGATGAACTTCCTGCCGCGCATGCGCCCGCGCGAATTCTACGATCTCGTCATCGAGGTGGCGATCGTGCGCCCCGGCCCGATCCAGGGCGGCATGGTGCATCCTTATATCAACCGCCGCCAGGGCAAGGAGAAGGTCACCTTCCCCTCAAGGGAACTGGAGGAGGTGCTCGGCAAGACGCTCGGCGTGCCGCTCTTCCAGGAACAGGCAATGCAGATCGCCGTCGTGGCCGCCGGCTTTTCCCCCTCGGAGGCGGATAAACTCCGCCGCTCCATGGCGACCTTCCGGCGCATGGGCACGATCGGCCAGCTCAAGGAGAAATTCATCTCCGGCATGCTGGCGCGCGGCTACGAGCTGGAGTTTGCCCAGAACTGTTTCGGCCAGATCGAGGGCTTCGGCGAATACGGCTTTCCGGAAAGCCACGCCGCCGCCTTTGCCATGCTCGCCTATGTCTCGGCCTACCTCAAATGCCATTACCCGGCCGAATTCGCCTGCGCGCTTTTGAACGCCCAGCCGATGGGCTTCTATGCCCCGGCGCAGATCGTGCGTGATGCGCGCGAGCACCAGGTCGAGGTCCGCCCGGTCTGCGTCAACACCAGCGAATGGGACAATATCCTGGAGCGGCGCAGCGACGGTGCGCTGGCGCTCCGGCTCGGCTTCCGCCAGATCAAGGGCCTGCGCGAGGAGGATGCCGCCTGGATCCAAGCTGCCCGCGGCAACGGCTATCCGGACACCGAGACCCTCTGGCTCAGGACCGGCGTGCCGCCGGCGACCCTGGAGCGGCTCGCCGAGGCCGATGCCTTTGCCGGCATGGGGCTGAGCCGCCGCGCCGCGCTCTGGCAGGTCAAGACCATCCGCAGCCCCAAGCCCCTGCCGCTTTTCAACGACCCGATCGACGGCGAGGCGATCTTCGAGCCGGATGTCATGCTGCCGGCAATGCATCTCGGCCAGGAGGTGGTCGAGGATTACCTCGCCACCCGCCTCACCCTGCGCGCCCACCCGATGGAGCTGCTCCGCCCGCATATCCCGCAGCTGACGCCGCACGACCGCCTCGCCGCGCTCACCCCGCGCGAAGCCCGCCGGGTCTCCGTCTGCGGCCTCGTCATCACCCGCCAGCGCCCGGGCACCGCCTCCGGCGTCATCTTCCTGACGCTGGAAGACGAGACCGGGGTCTCCAACGTGGTCGTCTGGCCGAAAATCTACGAAAAATTCCGCCCCGCCGTGCTCGGCGGCCGGCTCCTGAAGGTCACCGGCCGGCTGGAGCGCGAGGGCCAGGTGGTGCATCTCATCGCCGACCACATCGAGGACCGCTCCCGCGACCTCTCCCTGCTCGGCCACCCGAGCGACGATGTGCTCGGCCAGATGGGGCCGAAAACCGACGACGTGCCGGTGCACCTGAAATCGGACGCCCGGAAGACACGGGCGATGCATCCGCGCGAGCAGGCCAAGCGGCTGTTCCCAAGTAGGGATTTTCATTGA